CGCGGATGAGGGACTGGGCAGCCCCTACGGCCTGCCCCGTGTCGTCCTCGGCGATCCAGCTCCCCGCGGGGTCCGTGAGCACGAGGTGCTGGACCTTCTCCCGGCCCCGCGCCAGGTGTTCGGCCGAGGGCGGGTCCGAGGGTGCGTCGCCCTTCAGAACGTGGGAGGCCCCGAAGGACGCCTCCGCCACCACCCGTACCGTCTCCGCGTCTTCCTCGGTCTCCCTGACTGGTCGCAGCAGCATTCGCCGCAGGCTACGGCAGCGCCAGCATCCGTTCCAGAGCGAGCTTGGCGTACTTCTCGGTCTCGGCGTCGACCTCGATCCGGTTGACCATCGTGCCCTGGGCGAGGGACTCCAGGGCCCACACCAGATGCGGCAGGTCGATCCGGTTCATCGTCGAGCAGAAGCAGACCGTGCGGTCGAGGAAGACGATCTCCTTGCCGCCCTCGGACTCGGCGGCGAAGCGGTTGGCCAGCCGCCGAACGAGGTTCAGCTCCGTGCCGATCGCCCACTTGGAGCCGGGCGGGGCCGCTTCCAGGGCCTTGATGATGTACTCCGTCGAGCCCACCTGGTCGGCGGCGGAGACGACCTCGTGCTTGCACTCGGGGTGGACCAGCACATTGACACCGGGGATCCGCTCGCGGACCTCGCGCACCGATTCCAGCGAGAAGCGGCCGTGCACCGAGCAGTGGCCCCGCCACAGGATCATTCTGGCGTCGCGCAGCTGCTGGGGCGTGAGCCCGCCGCCTGGCTTGTGCGGGTTGTAGACGACGCAGTCCTCCAGCGTCATGCCCATTTCGCGCACCGCGGTGTTCCGCCCCAGGTGCTGGTCGGGCAGGAAGAGGACCTTCTCGCCCTCCTGGAACGCCCACTCCAGCGCGCGCCCGGCGTTGGAGGAGGTGCAGATCGTGCCGCCGTGCCGGCCGGTGAACGCCTTGATGTCCGCCGAGGAGTTCATGTACGAGACGGGTACGGTGACATCGGCCACGCCCGCCTCGGTCAGCACGTCCCAGCACTCGGCGACCTGCTCGGCCGTCGCCATGTCGGCCATGGAGCAGCCCGCCGCCAGGTCGGGGAGCACGACCTGCTGGGCCGGGGAGGTGAGGATGTCGGCGGACTCGGCCATGAAGTGCACGCCGCAGAAGACGATGTACTCCGCCTCGGGGCGCGCCGCCGCGTCTCTGGCCAGCTTGAAGGAGTCGCCGGTCACATCGGCGAACTCGATGACCTCGTCGCGCTGGTAGTGGTGGCCGAGCACGAAGACGCGGTCGCCGAGCTGCTCCTTGGCGGCGCGTGCGCGGGCCACCAGGTCGGGGTCGGAGGGGGAGGGGAGATCGCCGGGGCACTCCACTCCCCGCTCGCTCTTCGGATCGGCCTCACGGCCGAGCAGCAGCAGTGCGAGCGGGGTCGGCTGTACGTCCAGCGGCTGGGCGGTACTCACAGGACCCACCCTTTCTGTAGCGCCATACGGAAGCCGCACACGGCGGGCTTCTCGTCTAAGTGACGCGATCTATCATAGCGGCTTCACGTCAGTTTGACGATGGGGATCATGTCGATGTGACGCATTCCCACCCCCTCGGGCGGTGTGCGAGCATGAAGTGACCACTCGGTCCTGGAATGAATCAGGGAAGCCGTCGGTTGTCCCGACGGTAAGAGAGCAGTCCGTACCAACCCGGGAGAGAAGCAGATGTCCGTTTCGGACGAGACCGCTGTAAGCGAGGGCATCATCCTGTCCGACGCCGCAGCCGAGAAGGTCAAGACCCTGCTGGAGCAGGAGGGCCGTGACGACCTGGCGTTGCGCGTCGCCGTCCAGCCGGGTGGCTGCTCGGGCCTGCGGTATCAGCTCTTCTTCGACGAGCGTTCGCTCGACGGCGACGTGGTCAAGGACTTCGACGGCGTCAAGGTCGTCACCGACCGGATGAGCGCCCCCTACCTCGGCGGCGCCTCCATCGACTTCGTCGACACCATCGAGAAGCAGGGCTTCACGATCGACAACCCCAACGCCACCGGCTCCTGCGCCTGCGGCGACTCTTTCAACTGATGCCCCCCGCGTCGGCCAGGCGGCCGGCGCGGCAGCGTGCGGCGGGCGCCCGGCGCCCCGCACCCGTACGCACCCGGCACAGGACAAGGGCGGCGGACTCCCCCCACCAGGGGCCCGCCGCCCTTGTCGTCCGTTCGCACCGAGAGCGCCCGTCGGGGTGTGCCCTCAGCGGCCGGTGACGACCGGCCGGTGCGAACAGACGTTTACTTGCGGGGCAGCTTGCGGCCGTCCCGCCCGTCCACGACCTTGCGGTCGCCCAGGGCCTTGTCGAGCTGGACCTCGACACTCTGCCGCTTGGCGATCTTGACGCAGACCTTCTTGTCGCCCTTCTTCTTCTCCGGCTTGACCGTGACCTTCACCGAAGAGCCCGACTCGTCGGCCGTGGCCTTGTAGTCGTCGCACACGCCGCCCCAGAAGCGCACCGTGAGGGTGCGCCCGTCGGCCTTGTACGACTCGGCCGCCTGTGTGCCGGCCTTGCCGCCGCCGGTGCCCATGTCCCCCTCACCCGTCGAGGGGCCGGAGGGCGGAGAGGCGGGCCGCTCGACCTGCGGCGGCGCCGACTGCTCGGCCCCGCTGCCCGGAGCGGCCGGATCCTCGCCGCTGGGCGTGGACTTGAGGAACTTCGGCTCGACGGCGGGATGCGTCACCTTCAGATCTCCGCCCCCGCCGGGCCGCTTCACGTCGAAGATCCACGCGGGCACGAGCACGGGCTTGCCGTGCGAGCGCTCCAGCGAGAGGCCGAAGGCGGCCCCGCTCACCTTGGACGGCTCGTTCCGGTCCTTGCCCTTCGGGCTCTCGCGCTTCGGCACCTTGCCGCCCTTGGCCGGCGCGCAGTCGGTCGCGCCCTCGCCGGACTGCTTGGCGCAGGAGGGCCGCGGGCCGTGTCCGCCGGAGGACTGGCTCACCTTGTTCATCTCGTCGAGCGTCGCGTCCGCGCTGAGCACGGGGTATGCCGTGCCCTTGCGGGTCTCGTTCCAATTGCCCTGCCCGCGAGTGATCTTGCCGTTCGCGCCGACCACGAAGGTGCTGTCCCAGCCCTGTGTCGGCAGCCCGTCGACCTTCGGGGAGACGGTCACCGTGCGCGTGCCGCCCACCGCGGGACCGGCCTTGAGCGAGGCGTCCTTGAGGTCCAGGGCCTTCAGGACCGGGCGCACCGCGTCCTTCGCCTTGTCCTCGGGAACGGGCTTGCCCGACGGCGAGGGGGCGCTGTCGACCTCTGTGTCGAGCGGGACCGTGCCCGCGCCCATGTACGTCCACGCGCCGCCCGAGGCGCCGCGCTCGGCGGCCAGCTTGGGACCCTTGCCCCGCTTCTCCCCGCCGACCTGCCAGCGGCCGTCCGTCACCTTCGGACTGCCCTTGATCTTCAGCGCCTTGGCCAGCTCGGCCATCTCGGACTTGCCGACCCGGTGGCCCGTGTGGCGGACGGCGGCCTTGTCGGGCCCCTTCGGCAGCTCGCCCTCGGCGCGGTACGCACGCGGGCCCATCGGCTCACCGGCCGCGATGCCCCGGCTCTCACTGGCCGACGCGGCCTCGCCGTCGAGGGACAGCTTCGGGGGGCCACCCGCCGAAGCGTCGTCTCCGGAATCGGAGGCGGCGGTGGACGCCCAGTACGCACCACCACCGCCGGCCAACAGGACCGCGGCGGCCACGGAGAGGATCACCGGCTGCCGCCGGCGGCTCCGGGGGCCGGGCCGGTCCTCGGGCTCGGGGGACTGGTCTGTACTCACCGAAAACTCCTTTGGCTCCACGCGTCCATGAGGTCCGTCCGTCATGCGGGCACGGAGGTTGGACGGAGTCAGGGAGCGTGTGGTTCCCCGCGGCCCGTTCAGTCGCCGTATTCGGACATACCATCCAGGAGTCGTGCGGACCGTGAAGGCACGCTCACCCCGTGCAACACCTGTGGCGGAACAGGCCGTCCGTCGTCCCGCGGGGCCCGCTGGGCGGTCCAGTGCGGAGCCATCCGGGCGCAGTCGCCGCGCAGTTGCTCCATCGACTCGGGCTCGGACGCTGAAGTCGCCGTTTTCCTCATAGGGTCGACGCTACGCATCGGACGCACTGCCCGGAAGACCCTACTATTTGGTAGTTTTGCCCTGTTCGAGTCCGGAGGTCCAGCGGGTAGCGTGAAGCACGCCCTCCCCCTGTGCGCTGCGCGTACGGGGTACCTCAATGTCTCTCAGGAGCAGAATTCGTCGTGCGTATCGCAGTGAGCGGCTCTATCGCAAACGACCACCTGATGACCTTCCCGGGGCGTTTCTCCGACCAGCTGGTCGCCGACCAGCTGCACACGGTCTCGCTCTCCTTCCTCGTCGACAAGCTCGACATCCGCCGCGGCGGTGTCGGGGCCAACATCGCGTTCGGCATGGGCCAGCTGGGCGCGCGGCCGGTCCTTGTCGGCGCCGCGGGAGAGGACTTCGAGGAATACCGCGTCTGGCTCGAACGCCACGGCGTGGACACCGCCTCGGTCAGGATCTCCGAGGTGCTGCACACCGCGCGCTTCGTCTGCACCACCGACGCGGACGCCAACCAGATCGGCTCCTTCTACACGGGCGCCATGAGCGAGGCCCGGCACATCGAGCTCCAGCACGTGGTCGACCGGGTCGGCCCCCTGGACCTCGTCCTCATCGGCGCCGACGACCCCGAGGGCATGATCCGCCACACCGAGGAGTGCCGGACGCGGGGCATCCCCTTCGCGGCCGACTACTCGCAGCAGATCGCCCGCATGGACGGCGAAGGCATCCGTGAGCTGACCGAGGGTGCCACCTACCTGTTCTCGAACGAGTACGAGAAGGAACTGATCGAGGCCAAGACCGGCTGGAGCGACGAGGAGGTCCTCCAGAAGGTCGGCACCCGTGTCACCACCCTCGGCAAGAACGGGGCGCGCATAGACCGCGCGGGTGAGGAGTCCATCCACGTCGGCTGCGCGGAGGAGCGCACCAAGGCCGATCCGACCGGCGTCGGCGACGCCTTCCGCGCGGGCTTCCTCTCCGGCCTGACCTGGGGCGTCGGGCTGGAGCGCGCGGCACAGGTCGGCTGCATGCTCGCGACCCTCGTCATCGAGACGGTGGGCACCCAGGAGTACGAGCTCACGCGGGTCCACTTCATGGAGCGCTTCACCAAGGCCTACGGCCATGACGCGGCCACCGAGGTCCAGGCCCACCTGGGCTGAGGCCGGCCCCTTCTTCGTCCTCCCGCCGGACAGGCTCGAGCGAGCTGGCCCGGCGGGAGGACGTGCTCGCTAGTGCCGTGACCGGCAATGTTTGCCCGTCAAGGAGCGTCGTCGTGGGGGCACCGCCCGCGCGAGCGGGGCCGAGCGTGGGGGAGCGTGCGATCGCAAGGCGGCCGGAAGTCCTTGATCGGGGTCTCCCCTGCTCTGGGGGCACCTCCCGGCCGAAGGCCGGGGGAGAAGTTGAGAGCCTGGGGAAGGAGCTACCAGGGCTTTTGGCCAACGCCGCTGGGGGCACCCCCTGCTCGGAGAGCTTGGGGGAGTGCGTGCCGGGCGGCG
This sequence is a window from Streptomyces sp. NBC_01775. Protein-coding genes within it:
- the nadA gene encoding quinolinate synthase NadA, which encodes MSTAQPLDVQPTPLALLLLGREADPKSERGVECPGDLPSPSDPDLVARARAAKEQLGDRVFVLGHHYQRDEVIEFADVTGDSFKLARDAAARPEAEYIVFCGVHFMAESADILTSPAQQVVLPDLAAGCSMADMATAEQVAECWDVLTEAGVADVTVPVSYMNSSADIKAFTGRHGGTICTSSNAGRALEWAFQEGEKVLFLPDQHLGRNTAVREMGMTLEDCVVYNPHKPGGGLTPQQLRDARMILWRGHCSVHGRFSLESVREVRERIPGVNVLVHPECKHEVVSAADQVGSTEYIIKALEAAPPGSKWAIGTELNLVRRLANRFAAESEGGKEIVFLDRTVCFCSTMNRIDLPHLVWALESLAQGTMVNRIEVDAETEKYAKLALERMLALP
- a CDS encoding HesB/IscA family protein, producing the protein MSVSDETAVSEGIILSDAAAEKVKTLLEQEGRDDLALRVAVQPGGCSGLRYQLFFDERSLDGDVVKDFDGVKVVTDRMSAPYLGGASIDFVDTIEKQGFTIDNPNATGSCACGDSFN
- a CDS encoding carbohydrate kinase family protein is translated as MRIAVSGSIANDHLMTFPGRFSDQLVADQLHTVSLSFLVDKLDIRRGGVGANIAFGMGQLGARPVLVGAAGEDFEEYRVWLERHGVDTASVRISEVLHTARFVCTTDADANQIGSFYTGAMSEARHIELQHVVDRVGPLDLVLIGADDPEGMIRHTEECRTRGIPFAADYSQQIARMDGEGIRELTEGATYLFSNEYEKELIEAKTGWSDEEVLQKVGTRVTTLGKNGARIDRAGEESIHVGCAEERTKADPTGVGDAFRAGFLSGLTWGVGLERAAQVGCMLATLVIETVGTQEYELTRVHFMERFTKAYGHDAATEVQAHLG